In one Lolium rigidum isolate FL_2022 chromosome 3, APGP_CSIRO_Lrig_0.1, whole genome shotgun sequence genomic region, the following are encoded:
- the LOC124696549 gene encoding uncharacterized protein LOC124696549 — protein MARRKIPINEGARPRGKEYAKMTQGLRKKASELSVLTDARVALVCAPAPAAGSPLVWESEGGGVLDRYRALPPEKRARHTHRSYLEAQLGKESATLARARQGACHGVLPDWDRALNDMTREEALEVLGAIDAQLRATGDRMAALGLPLAPAPEDDDASEDAVIASQQLVDMDYAGFQPQMMPCHGENFNHVPGEGLLEQFMMQPGYGTECANDGNYDAGAVYDMEAPAGYGDNAGCVWPDLTMSYAADESWDAVMPVGYYPDFANDGSLAPEHYYAQDVTGGAYASTLQLEYPMGMNGNFAYLDMDNSYASSAHWQAEEFQSCDIGTGHYLYHC, from the coding sequence ATGGCGCGCCGCAAGATCCCCATCAACGAGGGCGCGCGGCCGCGGggcaaggagtacgcgaagatgaCCCAGGGGCTCCGGAAGAAGGCGTCGGAGCTCTCCGTGCTCACCGACGCCCGCGTCGCGCTCGTctgcgcccccgcccccgccgccggatCCCCGCTAGTGTGGGAGTCGGAGGGGGGCGGCGTCCTCGACAGGTACCGCGCCCTCCCGCCGGAGAAGCGCGCGCGGCACACGCACCGGAGCTACCTCGAGGCCCAGCTGGGCAAGGAGAGTGCGACGCTCGCCAGGGCGCGGCAAGGCGCCTGCCACGGCGTGCTCCCGGACTGGGACCGGGCGCTGAACGACATGACGCGCGAGGAGGCGCTGGAGGTGCTCGGGGCGATCGACGCTCAGCTGCGGGCCACGGGCGACAGGATGGCGGCTCTGGGCTTGCCGCTCGCGCCGGCGccggaagatgacgatgcttccgAGGACGCCGTCATCGCATCGCAGCAGCTCGTGGACATGGACTATGCCGGCTTCCAGCCGCAGATGATGCCATGCCATGGGGAAAACTTCAACCACGTCCCCGGCGAAGGCCTACTCGAGCAATTCATGATGCAGCCGGGGTACGGCACCGAGTGCGCCAACGACGGCAACTACGACGCGGGCGCCGTCTACGACATGGAGGCGCCGGCCGGCTACGGCGACAATGCTGGTTGCGTCTGGCCCGACTTGACCATGTCCTACGCCGCCGACGAGTCGTGGGACGCGGTCATGCCAGTTGGGTACTACCCCGACTTCGCCAACGACGGCAGTCTGGCGCCTGAGCACTACTACGCTCAGGACGTCACCGGTGGGGCTTACGCCAGCACGCTACAGCTCGAGTACCCCATGGGCATGAATGGTAACTTCGCTTACCTCGACATGGACAACAGTTACGCGTCATCGGCGCATTGGCAGGCCGAGGAATTCCAGAGCTGCGACATCGGCACCGGCCATTACCTGTATCACTGCTAG